Proteins encoded by one window of Azospirillum brasilense:
- a CDS encoding MFS transporter, with product MSHITRRLVWFLGVSQLLCWGISYYLIAIFGSPMAADLGLSLPVAFGGFTAALLVMGVVSGSVGRAIDRWGGRPVMVIGSLLTAAGCLGLASSTGLVSYYASWLVLGLAMRASLYEAAFAALARLGGPLARVPISQITLLGGLASTVLWPVGQAMADAWGWRGALVAYAVIALLTIPLHAAIPSDRYVRPAPPAGTEPAGPAGSPRRRWVAPVFYMVMTTAVGVLTSAMSAHMIGILVGLGAAPAAAVWISTVRGVGQSSARLCEVLSGSRLHPTALALLACGLLLPGFLIGLWSGAVLAAGVAFSLLFGAGAGLATIVRGTLPLVLFDPQSYGRTVGRLLVPSFYAAALAPMGYAVIIERAGETAALLLSAVLALVAVGAAGVLWATARR from the coding sequence ATGTCGCACATCACCCGCCGGTTGGTCTGGTTCCTCGGCGTCTCGCAGCTGCTGTGCTGGGGGATTTCCTATTACCTGATCGCCATCTTCGGGAGTCCCATGGCCGCCGATCTCGGCCTGAGCCTGCCGGTGGCGTTCGGCGGCTTCACGGCGGCGCTTCTGGTCATGGGGGTGGTGTCGGGCAGCGTCGGGCGGGCCATCGACCGCTGGGGCGGACGCCCGGTGATGGTCATCGGCTCGCTGCTGACGGCGGCGGGGTGCCTGGGGCTGGCCTCCTCGACGGGGCTGGTGAGCTACTACGCCTCCTGGCTGGTGCTGGGTCTGGCGATGCGGGCGAGCCTGTACGAGGCGGCCTTTGCCGCCCTGGCCCGGCTGGGCGGCCCGCTGGCGCGGGTGCCGATCTCGCAGATCACCCTGCTGGGCGGGCTGGCCTCGACGGTGCTGTGGCCGGTGGGGCAGGCGATGGCCGACGCCTGGGGCTGGCGCGGCGCCCTGGTCGCCTACGCCGTCATCGCGCTGCTGACGATCCCGCTGCACGCCGCCATCCCGTCCGACCGCTACGTGCGCCCGGCGCCGCCCGCCGGGACGGAGCCCGCCGGACCCGCGGGTTCGCCGCGGCGGCGCTGGGTGGCACCCGTGTTCTACATGGTGATGACCACGGCGGTCGGCGTGCTGACCTCGGCGATGTCGGCGCACATGATCGGCATCCTGGTCGGGCTGGGGGCGGCGCCCGCGGCGGCGGTGTGGATCTCCACGGTGCGCGGCGTCGGCCAGTCCTCGGCCCGGCTGTGCGAGGTGCTGTCCGGGTCCCGCCTGCATCCCACCGCCCTGGCGCTGCTCGCCTGCGGGCTGCTGCTGCCCGGCTTTCTGATCGGGCTATGGAGCGGCGCGGTGCTGGCCGCCGGCGTCGCCTTCTCCCTGCTGTTCGGGGCGGGGGCCGGGCTGGCGACCATCGTGCGCGGCACGCTGCCGCTGGTGCTGTTCGACCCGCAGAGCTACGGCCGGACGGTCGGGCGGCTGCTGGTGCCGAGCTTCTACGCCGCCGCGCTGGCACCGATGGGCTACGCGGTCATCATCGAGCGGGCGGGGGAGACGGCGGCGCTTCTGCTGTCCGCCGTCCTGGCGCTGGTGGCGGTGGGTGCTGCGGGCGTGCTGTGGGCGACCGCCCGCCGCTGA
- a CDS encoding MOSC domain-containing protein, which translates to MTETTITAVLVGKAAPFGPPGRTSAIAKSPVDGPRAVGPEGFLDDEQADRRVHGGPDKAIHHYPLDHHPAWRDELGAEVPLLGQPGAFGENLATLGLTEADVCVGDRFRAGTALLEVAQARQPCWKLNHRFAVPDMAKRVQTTGRTGWYYRVPEPGQIAPGDRLTLVERPYPQWTLARLLHVLYVDTQNRDALAEMAALPVLAQTWRTLAERRLTQGVEDWSKRLNGGD; encoded by the coding sequence GTGACCGAGACCACCATCACCGCCGTCCTCGTCGGCAAGGCCGCCCCCTTCGGCCCGCCGGGGCGAACCAGCGCCATCGCCAAGTCCCCGGTGGACGGCCCGCGCGCGGTCGGCCCCGAAGGCTTCCTGGACGACGAGCAGGCCGACCGCCGCGTCCATGGCGGGCCGGACAAGGCCATCCACCATTACCCGCTGGACCACCATCCGGCGTGGCGGGACGAGCTGGGCGCAGAGGTGCCGCTGCTCGGCCAGCCCGGCGCCTTCGGCGAGAACCTCGCCACGCTGGGCCTGACCGAGGCCGACGTCTGCGTCGGCGACCGCTTCCGCGCCGGCACCGCCCTGCTTGAGGTCGCCCAGGCCCGCCAGCCCTGCTGGAAGCTGAACCACCGCTTCGCCGTGCCCGACATGGCCAAGCGCGTCCAGACCACCGGGCGCACCGGCTGGTACTATCGCGTGCCGGAACCCGGCCAGATCGCCCCCGGCGACCGGCTGACCCTGGTCGAGCGGCCCTACCCGCAATGGACGCTCGCCCGGCTGCTCCACGTTCTCTATGTGGACACGCAGAATCGTGACGCCCTGGCCGAGATGGCCGCCCTGCCGGTGCTGGCCCAGACGTGGCGGACGCTGGCCGAGCGCCGGCTGACCCAGGGCGTCGAGGATTGGAGCAAGCGCCTGAACGGCGGCGACTGA
- a CDS encoding DNA-3-methyladenine glycosylase family protein, translated as MSIDHLSALDPIFAESLRVGGPTVRDFRRPDGFSGLLCLIIEQQLSTTVAAALWAKLQAMVGVVTPDAILALPDEDLRACGLSRQKIGYARGLAQTVADGRLDFDAIHQMDDEEAIAALIALKGIGRWTAEIYLMMALGRPDIWPVGDLAIQLGVQRLKGWAEKPTQAQLLAVAEPWRPHRSLAAQLVWHHYVALQEQARALKPAKQRPAKDKKTPQGKTTP; from the coding sequence ATGTCCATCGACCATCTCTCCGCGCTCGATCCCATCTTCGCCGAGTCCCTGCGCGTCGGCGGCCCGACGGTGCGCGACTTCCGCCGCCCGGACGGCTTTTCCGGCCTGCTCTGCCTGATCATCGAGCAGCAGCTGTCCACCACGGTCGCTGCGGCGCTGTGGGCCAAGCTCCAGGCCATGGTCGGGGTGGTGACCCCCGACGCCATCCTGGCCCTGCCCGACGAGGATCTGCGGGCCTGCGGCCTGTCGCGCCAGAAGATCGGCTACGCCCGCGGGCTGGCTCAGACCGTCGCGGACGGTCGGCTGGACTTCGACGCCATTCACCAGATGGACGACGAGGAGGCCATTGCTGCCCTGATCGCGCTGAAGGGCATCGGGCGCTGGACCGCCGAGATCTACCTGATGATGGCGCTCGGCCGGCCGGACATCTGGCCGGTCGGCGACCTCGCCATCCAGCTCGGCGTGCAGCGGCTGAAGGGTTGGGCGGAGAAGCCGACCCAGGCGCAGCTCCTCGCCGTCGCCGAGCCCTGGCGCCCGCACCGCAGCCTCGCCGCCCAACTCGTCTGGCACCATTACGTGGCCCTGCAGGAGCAGGCCAGAGCCCTGAAGCCGGCCAAACAGAGGCCGGCCAAAGACAAGAAGACGCCCCAAGGAAAGACGACACCGTGA
- the purS gene encoding phosphoribosylformylglycinamidine synthase subunit PurS, with protein MKAKVHVTLKRGVLDPQGKAIAHALHTLGFDGVEDVRAGKVIELQLKSTDEAAARKEVEAMCTKLLANTVIEDYAIELVA; from the coding sequence ATGAAGGCGAAGGTTCACGTCACCCTCAAGCGCGGCGTTCTCGACCCCCAGGGCAAGGCCATCGCGCACGCGCTGCACACGCTGGGCTTCGACGGCGTCGAGGACGTCCGCGCCGGCAAGGTCATCGAGCTTCAGCTCAAGAGCACCGACGAGGCCGCCGCCCGCAAGGAGGTCGAGGCCATGTGCACCAAGCTGCTGGCCAACACCGTGATCGAAGACTACGCGATCGAGCTGGTGGCCTGA
- the purC gene encoding phosphoribosylaminoimidazolesuccinocarboxamide synthase: MTRRRRIYEGKAKVLFEGPEPGTLVQYFKDDATAFNNQKKGIITGKGVLNNRISEYLMSRLSEIGVPTHFVRRLNMREQLVREVEIIPIELVVRNTAAGSLSKRFGIPEGTPLPRSIIEYYYKSDELNNPMVTEEHITAFGWAAPQDLDDMVALSLRVNDYLSGLFLGIGLRLVDFKLEFGRLWENEEMRIVLADEISPDNCRLWDIKTNEKLDKDRFRQDLGQVEEAYQEVARRLGILPEGGPVDVKGPKTVQ; this comes from the coding sequence ATGACACGACGTCGGCGCATCTACGAAGGCAAGGCGAAGGTCCTGTTCGAAGGTCCCGAGCCGGGCACGCTGGTGCAGTACTTCAAGGACGACGCGACCGCCTTCAACAACCAGAAGAAGGGCATCATCACCGGCAAGGGGGTGCTGAACAACCGCATCTCCGAATACCTGATGAGCCGTTTGTCGGAAATCGGCGTGCCGACGCACTTCGTGCGCCGTCTGAACATGCGCGAGCAGCTGGTTCGCGAGGTCGAGATCATCCCCATCGAGCTGGTCGTGCGCAACACCGCCGCCGGCTCGCTGTCCAAGCGCTTCGGCATCCCGGAAGGGACCCCGCTGCCGCGCTCGATCATCGAGTATTATTACAAGTCCGACGAGCTGAACAATCCCATGGTCACCGAGGAGCACATCACGGCCTTCGGCTGGGCGGCTCCGCAGGACCTCGACGACATGGTGGCGCTGTCGCTCCGCGTGAACGACTATCTGTCGGGCCTCTTCCTCGGCATCGGCCTGCGGCTGGTGGATTTCAAGCTGGAGTTCGGCCGGCTGTGGGAGAACGAGGAGATGCGCATCGTCCTGGCCGACGAGATCAGCCCCGACAACTGCCGCCTGTGGGACATCAAGACCAACGAGAAGCTGGACAAGGACCGCTTCCGCCAGGACCTCGGTCAGGTCGAGGAGGCCTATCAGGAGGTCGCCCGGCGCCTCGGCATCCTGCCCGAAGGCGGCCCGGTGGACGTCAAGGGTCCCAAGACGGTCCAGTAA
- a CDS encoding NRDE family protein, with product MCSVILLRRPDATWPLILGANRDEMAGRPWKAPARHWPDRPNVVAGLDELAGGSWLGMNDEGVVAAVLNRMGTLGPEAGKRSRGELVLDALDFADAAAAAAAMAQLDTRAYRPFNLLIADNRDARLLVHRGPSPRNRPEVIEIPEGVHMVTASDMDDMAEDPRQAQYLPLFQHAAPPDPERAGDLWGGWPELLASRIWDDGERGERGAMNFLLPTGFGTVSSALIALPAVERPDLDPVWHFAAGRPHEAPWQPVSLG from the coding sequence ATGTGCAGCGTGATCCTCCTGCGACGACCGGACGCAACATGGCCCCTGATCCTGGGCGCCAACCGCGACGAGATGGCCGGGCGGCCCTGGAAGGCGCCGGCGCGCCACTGGCCCGACCGTCCCAACGTGGTCGCCGGGCTGGACGAACTGGCCGGCGGCTCCTGGCTGGGCATGAACGACGAGGGCGTCGTGGCCGCCGTGCTGAACCGCATGGGCACGCTGGGGCCGGAGGCCGGCAAGCGGTCGCGCGGGGAGCTGGTTCTCGACGCGCTGGATTTCGCCGACGCGGCGGCGGCGGCGGCGGCCATGGCGCAGCTCGACACGCGGGCCTATCGCCCCTTCAACCTGCTGATCGCCGACAACCGCGACGCCCGGCTGCTGGTCCACCGCGGCCCCTCCCCGCGCAACCGCCCGGAGGTGATCGAGATTCCCGAGGGCGTCCATATGGTCACCGCCAGCGACATGGACGACATGGCGGAGGACCCGCGGCAGGCCCAATATCTGCCCCTCTTCCAGCACGCGGCACCGCCCGACCCGGAGCGGGCCGGGGACCTGTGGGGCGGCTGGCCGGAGCTGCTGGCGAGCCGCATCTGGGACGACGGCGAGCGGGGCGAGCGCGGGGCGATGAACTTCCTGCTGCCCACCGGATTCGGCACGGTGTCGAGCGCGCTGATCGCCCTGCCCGCCGTGGAGCGCCCAGACCTCGACCCCGTCTGGCACTTCGCCGCCGGCCGCCCTCACGAGGCGCCGTGGCAACCCGTCTCCCTGGGGTGA